A stretch of the Malus domestica chromosome 08, GDT2T_hap1 genome encodes the following:
- the LOC139198018 gene encoding uncharacterized protein encodes MSVTVPPTVSSSSPSTPSHQNSNNDENNIKKDNNNNKKPLMVHLDQQQSKIEPKRVKRILANWQSAQRSRVRRLQYILELECGVTTLQSEVSTLLPRVAFLDHQRLILNIDNSAIKQWIAALAQDKLLKDIHGRIYVVPRRSGFVHQHHWFRWMDCITTTPTWLEFTKALCREFEPSAFDDNAEALFKLRGLGGLKKELRYDVKLLKPANVHKAIAIAVQLDTKLIELKSVSSRNYTASKPFSTIVPPSSHTVPHTSNLAIKKLTPEEIQRKRARGECWFCYDKWVMGHKCGLKQLLMMDVMDSKVVEDNIEAGHPELQHMELSERAFYGTDGGSTTHTMKVLETTKAFQVMIADRGKVTSFGCCKAVELSLAGYHCLTYSYSLSLRSCDVVLRVQWLSTMSHVLWDFQLLTMEFTKDHQTYKLSHNSSDASIIQEVSLHQLDKELVNSNLGLLLYSMEEEKLESCYLNSVQLQELQQLLCKFEALFVLHTKLPPPRDHDHHIPLVQGDKPLNIRPYHYGPLQKTEIEKAVQELLEAGFIRPSHSPFSFPVLLVKKKEGTWRICIDYRELNALTIKDKYPIPLIDDLLDELHGSFYFYKLDLQSRYHQILMQPGDIEKTAFMTHE; translated from the exons ATGTCGGTGACCGTGCCGCCTACCGTCTCGTCTTCCAGCCCATCTACGCCGTCCCACCAGAACAGCAATAATGACGAAAACAATATTAAGAAGGACAATAATAATAACAAGAAGCCATTGATGGTTCATCTAGACCAGCAGCAGTCGAAAATCGAGCCCAAGAGGGTCAAAAGGATTTTGGCAAACTGGCAATCAGCACAGAGGTCGAGAGTGAGAAGGTTGCAATATATTTTAGAGCTTGAATGCGGCGTTACGACATTACAGTCGGAGGTATCGACACTGTTACCAAGGGTTGCATTTCTAGACCACCAGAGGTTGATTCTAAACATTGATAATAGTGCTATCAAGCAATGGATTGCTGCTTTGGCTCAGGATAAGCTTCTCAAAGAT attcacggtcggatttacgttgttccaagacgatccggttttgtgcatcaacatcacTGGTTCCGTTGGATGGACTGCATCACCACCACCCCCACTTGGCTGGAGTTTACAAAAGCCCTTTGTCGTGAGTTTGAACCCTCTGCTTTCGACGATAATGCCGAGGCTCTCTTCAAACTTCGCGGGCTAG GGGGGTTGAAAAAGGAACTTCGCTATGATGTCAAACTGTTAAAACCGGCAAATGTCCATAAGGCTATTGCCATTGCGGTGCAACTTGATACCAAGCTTATAGAGCTAAAATCGGTCTCATCTCGAAACTATACAGCTTCTAAACCCTTTTCAACCATTGTTCCACCTTCCTCCCATACTGTGCCACACACTAGCAATCTTGCTATTAAAAAGCTAACCCCGGAGGAGATCCAAAGGAAGAGGGCGCGAGGGGAATGCTGGTTTTGCTATGATAAATGGGTAATGGGACATAAGTGTGGTCTTAAGCAACTATTGATGATGGATGTGATGGATTCTAAAGTTGTGGAAGACAATATAGAGGCCGGTCACCCTGAGTTGCAGCACATGGAGCTTAGTGAACGTGCTTTTTATGGCACTGATGGAGGCTCTACAACACACACTATGAAAGTGCTTG AAACTACCAAGGCTTTTCAGGTCATGATAGCTGATAGAGGCAAAGTTACAAGTTTTGGTTGTTGCAAGGCTGTGGAATTGTCTCTTGCAGGGTATCATTGTCTTACATATTCGTATTCCTTGTCTCTGAGGAGTTGTGATGTAGTTTTAAGGGTGCAATGGCTTTCCACAATGAGCCATGTGTTATGGGATTTCCAACTACTCACTATGGAGTTCACTAAGGACCACCAAACCTATAAGTTATCCCACAATTCTTCAGATGCCTCAATCATTCAAGAAGTCTCGCTGCACCAATTGGATAAGGAGCTAGTTAACTCTAACTTGGGGTTACTTTTGTATTCCATGGAAGAAGAGAAACTAGAATCCTGTTACTTAAATTCAGTGCAGTTGCAGGAGTTGCAGCAACTCTTGTGTAAGTTTGAGGCACTCTTTGTCTTGCATACCAAGCTTCCCCCACCGAGAGACCATGATCACCATATTCCTTTGGTGCAAGGTGACAAACCCCTAAACATCCGACCATACCACTATGGTCCATTGCAAAAAACAGAAATAGAAAAGGCAGTTCAGGAGTTACTGGAGGCAGGTTTCATAAGGCCAAGCCATAGTCCATTTTCTTTCCCTGTGTTATtagtgaaaaagaaagaaggcaCTTGGAGAatatgcattgactatagggaGCTTAATGCCCTCACTATTAAGGATAAATATCCCATACCCCTTATTGATGATCTGTTGGATGAGTTGCATGGGTCATTCTATTTCTATAAGCTAGACTTACAATCTAGATATCATCAGATCTTAATGCAACCTGGGGACATTGAAAAAACTGCATTTATGACTCATGAATGA